A stretch of Metabacillus sp. FJAT-52054 DNA encodes these proteins:
- the ytfJ gene encoding GerW family sporulation protein — translation MSDHPIQGLMKTAMENLKQMVDVNTIIGDPVETPDGSVILTVSKVGFGFAAGGSEFGQAGSGEDQSFAQPQAGHVSGNSSRSRMPFGGGSGGGVSITPIAFLIVGHNGVKMLHLDESTHLYERILESAPQTIEKIQKMFKKNDSGSNGHPSSMRDDIDF, via the coding sequence ATGAGCGACCATCCAATTCAAGGTCTAATGAAAACGGCTATGGAAAATTTAAAGCAAATGGTAGATGTAAATACGATCATTGGAGATCCAGTCGAGACTCCTGATGGAAGCGTGATCTTAACGGTATCAAAGGTTGGATTTGGTTTTGCTGCAGGCGGCAGCGAATTCGGCCAGGCAGGTTCAGGCGAGGATCAATCTTTTGCCCAGCCTCAGGCAGGACATGTGTCCGGAAACAGCAGTCGCAGCAGAATGCCTTTTGGCGGAGGGAGCGGAGGCGGAGTTTCCATCACACCAATTGCCTTCCTGATTGTCGGCCATAATGGAGTGAAAATGCTTCATCTGGATGAAAGCACCCATTTATATGAAAGAATTCTGGAATCTGCACCGCAAACGATCGAGAAAATCCAGAAAATGTTTAAAAAAAATGATTCCGGATCAAACGGTCATCCTTCTTCTATGAGAGATGATATTGACTTTTAA
- a CDS encoding DUF2953 domain-containing protein gives MIWVYGILLFLFLFMLLIAFTKLTITVEYCRIGKNDDLKVKVRAWGGLLRYTFKVPVIKANEKDMSVSVVKESNMGQEKNSGKSQEDHITESDVKTGIRDFKELAGHITGLHTIARKFLKHIEITQFEWHTRFGLGDSASTGSTAGMLWTIKGLMCGAAGNYMKLKTQPVLSIVPIFQGLCLDTMVTGMVRFRIGHAIIGGLRFVKYWKGGKPSFGNKPLSKIFGEHNNTA, from the coding sequence ATGATTTGGGTTTATGGAATTCTTTTATTTCTTTTTCTTTTTATGCTGCTTATTGCCTTTACGAAGCTGACCATCACCGTTGAATATTGCCGGATTGGAAAAAATGATGACTTGAAAGTAAAGGTAAGAGCATGGGGCGGATTGCTTCGCTATACATTCAAGGTTCCTGTTATAAAAGCAAATGAGAAGGATATGAGTGTAAGCGTAGTTAAGGAATCCAATATGGGCCAAGAAAAGAACAGCGGGAAATCACAGGAAGATCATATTACAGAAAGTGATGTGAAAACGGGAATTCGTGATTTCAAAGAACTGGCAGGGCATATTACAGGTCTTCATACCATTGCAAGAAAATTTCTAAAGCATATTGAAATTACACAATTTGAATGGCATACCAGATTCGGGTTAGGGGATTCTGCTTCTACAGGCAGCACTGCCGGAATGCTTTGGACTATAAAGGGTTTAATGTGCGGAGCGGCAGGAAACTATATGAAGCTCAAAACACAGCCGGTTCTATCAATTGTTCCGATTTTTCAAGGTCTTTGTCTGGATACGATGGTAACAGGTATGGTCCGGTTTCGAATCGGGCATGCTATTATCGGTGGATTGCGATTCGTTAAATATTGGAAGGGCGGAAAGCCATCCTTTGGCAATAAGCCTTTATCCAAAATATTTGGAGAACACAATAATACTGCATAG